A genomic stretch from Candidatus Poribacteria bacterium includes:
- a CDS encoding RNA polymerase sigma factor — protein MRPLRSARRATADDRRMRRLMEDGSEKGFAALVERWREPIQRLCARMVGDWHVGEDLAQDVFTQLYLSRSTFRGESSLSTFVWRIAVNRCRNELRRASRSVVELPGDEAIEEPASASAAPDMAVVGAERQQIVRDALQRLPEHLRVVVVLRHYEDLKCREVAEVLDIPEGTVKSRMAEALTRLARMLPDPAEPPSRGERQSEGR, from the coding sequence ATGCGTCCATTGCGGAGCGCTCGACGAGCGACAGCCGACGACAGACGGATGCGCCGGCTCATGGAAGACGGCAGCGAGAAGGGCTTCGCCGCGCTGGTCGAGCGGTGGCGGGAGCCGATCCAGCGGCTCTGCGCGCGGATGGTCGGCGACTGGCATGTCGGCGAGGACCTGGCGCAGGACGTGTTTACGCAGCTCTATCTGTCGCGCTCGACGTTCCGAGGCGAGTCGAGTCTTTCGACGTTCGTCTGGCGGATCGCCGTGAACCGTTGCCGGAACGAGCTCCGTCGTGCCAGTCGCAGTGTCGTCGAACTGCCCGGGGACGAAGCTATCGAGGAACCTGCATCGGCGTCGGCGGCCCCCGACATGGCAGTCGTCGGGGCGGAACGGCAGCAGATCGTGCGCGACGCCCTGCAGCGGCTCCCGGAGCATCTGCGCGTTGTCGTCGTCCTGCGCCACTACGAAGACCTGAAGTGTCGCGAAGTCGCCGAAGTATTGGACATCCCGGAGGGAACCGTGAAGTCGCGCATGGCAGAAGCCCTGACGCGACTGGCGCGAATGCTGCCCGATCCCGCAGAACCACCGAGCCGGGGCGAGAGACAGTCAGAAGGAAGGTAA
- a CDS encoding ABC transporter permease yields MLRLRSAHEPNPYLILLAPAGVWLVIFFLAPMAIMFAYSFLTRMPSGAVAWELQLGNYARLARPLGDEFPPAYVLMALRSVGISLLTTLLCLAIGYPFAYGLARSFPRRRDALLLLVVLPFWTNFLIRTYAWRFMLWRNGLFDVVAQTLGFGSAVLHGTETAVVLGLVYGYLPFMILPLYATLERMDPSLVQAALDLGATPATAFRRVTLPLSLPGIVAGSVLVFVPSASAFVTPKLLGGAKTMMLGELVELQFKTIRDWPFGSAVGFVLMLLVVLATAAYFRAVGAEDN; encoded by the coding sequence ATGCTACGGCTCCGTAGCGCGCACGAGCCGAATCCCTATCTGATCCTCCTAGCGCCAGCCGGCGTGTGGCTGGTCATCTTCTTTCTCGCGCCGATGGCGATCATGTTCGCGTATTCCTTCCTGACGCGCATGCCTTCGGGAGCCGTCGCGTGGGAGCTCCAGCTTGGGAACTACGCCCGTCTGGCGCGCCCCTTGGGAGACGAGTTCCCTCCCGCCTACGTTCTCATGGCGCTGCGTTCGGTCGGCATCTCGCTGCTGACGACGCTGCTCTGCCTTGCCATCGGCTACCCGTTCGCCTACGGCTTGGCGCGGTCCTTCCCTCGGCGGCGCGATGCCCTGCTGCTGCTCGTGGTTCTGCCCTTCTGGACGAACTTCCTCATCCGAACCTACGCCTGGCGGTTCATGCTCTGGAGGAACGGTCTGTTCGACGTGGTCGCCCAGACCCTGGGGTTTGGAAGCGCGGTTCTGCACGGCACCGAGACCGCCGTCGTTCTGGGGCTCGTCTATGGCTACCTGCCGTTCATGATCCTTCCGCTCTACGCGACGCTGGAACGCATGGACCCCTCGCTGGTACAGGCTGCGCTCGACCTGGGCGCGACGCCGGCGACGGCGTTCCGCCGCGTCACGCTGCCGTTGAGCCTGCCGGGGATCGTCGCGGGATCCGTCCTCGTGTTCGTTCCCAGCGCCAGCGCGTTCGTCACGCCGAAGCTCCTGGGCGGCGCGAAGACGATGATGCTCGGAGAGCTCGTCGAGCTCCAGTTCAAGACCATCCGTGACTGGCCCTTCGGTTCCGCTGTCGGCTTCGTGCTGATGCTCCTCGTTGTCCTGGCGACGGCGGCGTACTTCCGCGCCGTCGGCGCCGAAGACAACTGA
- a CDS encoding ABC transporter ATP-binding protein — protein sequence MSRGRGEVTLDGIRKSFGTVAAADDVSFHVEGGQFFSLLGPSGCGKTTILRIIAGFERPDSGSVLLDGVSVQDTPPYRRDVNTVFQQYALFPHLTVVENVAFGLEVKGTPRREARTRAESALERVKLPGYGSRRTSQLSGGEQQRVALARALVNRPSLLLLDEPLAALDLKLRKQMQEELKALQRDVGITFLYVTHDQEEAMTLSDRIAVMRAGRVQQMGSAEEIYAMPRNRFVADFIGTTNFVEGDVVRRNGRSVLLAVPNGESRHELWATAAASTADGARVAASLRPERIAVRTTGNGDADPAVNRVDGTVAEAVYLGASVRYRIALGPGFSLLAQSSSDPGTCRFPAGTRVSVAWSPEDLRVLEDDGLWERDDATAP from the coding sequence GTGAGTCGGGGTCGCGGCGAAGTCACGCTCGACGGCATCCGCAAGTCGTTCGGCACGGTCGCCGCCGCCGATGACGTATCCTTCCACGTCGAAGGCGGGCAATTCTTCTCGCTGCTGGGTCCCAGCGGCTGCGGCAAGACCACGATTCTGCGGATTATCGCCGGGTTCGAGCGCCCAGATTCGGGAAGCGTGCTGCTCGATGGTGTATCGGTCCAGGACACGCCGCCGTACCGCCGCGACGTGAACACCGTCTTTCAGCAGTACGCGCTCTTTCCCCATCTGACAGTCGTCGAGAACGTCGCGTTCGGCTTGGAGGTGAAGGGAACGCCTCGGCGCGAGGCGCGCACCCGCGCCGAATCCGCGCTAGAGCGAGTGAAACTGCCGGGGTACGGGTCGCGTCGGACGAGCCAACTGTCCGGCGGCGAGCAGCAGCGCGTCGCGCTGGCGCGCGCTCTGGTGAACCGACCCTCGCTCCTGCTCCTCGACGAGCCGCTCGCCGCCCTCGACCTGAAGCTCCGAAAGCAGATGCAGGAAGAGCTCAAGGCGCTCCAGCGCGATGTCGGTATCACGTTTCTCTACGTGACCCACGACCAGGAAGAGGCGATGACGCTCTCCGACCGCATCGCCGTCATGCGCGCGGGGAGAGTCCAGCAGATGGGCTCCGCCGAAGAGATCTATGCGATGCCTCGGAACCGATTCGTCGCCGACTTCATCGGAACGACCAACTTCGTCGAAGGCGACGTGGTCCGCCGCAACGGTCGGAGCGTGCTGCTCGCCGTCCCGAACGGCGAATCGCGTCACGAGCTGTGGGCGACGGCAGCGGCATCGACGGCTGACGGAGCGCGCGTTGCCGCAAGCCTTCGACCCGAGCGCATCGCCGTGCGAACGACAGGCAACGGCGACGCCGATCCTGCCGTCAACCGCGTCGACGGGACCGTAGCGGAAGCCGTCTACCTCGGCGCGTCGGTGCGCTACCGAATCGCGCTGGGTCCCGGCTTCTCCCTGCTGGCTCAGTCGAGCAGCGATCCTGGGACGTGTCGGTTCCCCGCTGGGACGCGCGTCAGCGTCGCCTGGTCGCCGGAGGACCTGCGAGTTCTGGAGGACGATGGGCTCTGGGAGCGGGACGATGCTACGGCTCCGTAG